One part of the Salinivirga cyanobacteriivorans genome encodes these proteins:
- a CDS encoding metal-dependent transcriptional regulator, whose product MSISTENFIKTIYKMHMRSNQDTKPGSIARTLMFSNAAATDMAKKLAAKDLIKYEKYKALSLTDKGQELALKVLRKHRLWETFLHEVLHMDLHEIHTEAEMLEHQTSDYLANKLSEFLNHPKYDPHGDPIPDQNLNLPAVTDAINLSGAQEGKYIISRLFSSDKEFFSFCEANQIKIDTQIVVKKQYTNNKMTAIEIQGKEIILPSEFAEVIYVKPIN is encoded by the coding sequence ATGAGTATTTCTACAGAGAACTTCATAAAAACCATTTACAAAATGCACATGCGCTCCAATCAGGATACCAAGCCGGGTTCTATTGCGCGTACTCTAATGTTCAGCAATGCTGCTGCAACAGATATGGCTAAAAAGCTGGCAGCGAAAGATTTAATCAAGTATGAAAAATACAAAGCACTATCGCTGACAGATAAAGGACAGGAACTTGCTCTAAAAGTATTAAGAAAGCACCGTTTGTGGGAGACTTTTTTACATGAAGTACTGCATATGGATTTACACGAAATTCATACCGAAGCAGAAATGCTGGAACATCAAACTTCAGACTACCTGGCTAACAAACTAAGTGAATTTCTAAATCACCCGAAATATGATCCGCATGGTGATCCTATTCCGGATCAAAACCTAAATTTGCCCGCTGTAACAGATGCCATAAATCTATCAGGGGCGCAGGAAGGCAAATATATTATCAGTAGGCTTTTTAGTTCTGATAAAGAGTTTTTTTCGTTTTGCGAAGCCAACCAGATTAAAATTGACACGCAAATAGTTGTAAAAAAACAATATACCAATAATAAAATGACAGCAATTGAAATTCAGGGCAAAGAAATTATTTTGCCCTCTGAATTTGCTGAAGTAATTTATGTAAAACCAATTAACTAA
- a CDS encoding TonB-dependent receptor, with protein sequence MKKIALFLITSIFYFSAFAQHSDANIFGDVQSEGEHVPFATIYIEGTTIGTATDETGHYYFIDLPEGELVIVAKAIGYKTQKKTITVVHDKTLEVNFELERDVMALDEVVVTGTKTFKRITDAPVIVNLLDKKTINAVQACNISEGLKFQPGLRVETDCQTCNYTQLRMNGLGGGYSQILINGRPVFSPLIGLYGMEQIPANMVDRIEVVRGGGSALYGSSAIGGTVNVITQMPQRNTYDISYTSHSINGRAMDNVLSGNVSMVTRQRNAGVVLYVNNRYREAYDHTGLTLNTDGSLTEERDGYSELPELRSNSFGANMFFKPTPNQKIEVNFSSIHEYRYGGEITDKTAHLALQSEERTHDILMGGIDYQINFNEDNSSFIAYFAGQNTDRDHYTGLYPVLGDYSEEPDPQVALEEALDEHLTNPPYGTTDNTTLQGGLQINHRLNDFFGETNVLTGGIEHKYDDVVDSIPAYEYGTNQQTNNAAVYLQSDWNIGQGFTLLLGARADKHNLVDNVIVSPRISLMYKYRDYTQLRLTWGTGFRAPQAFDADMHIAFAGGGISRIILGDDLKEERSNSISGSINFDYPEAKYILGFTLEGFYTKLDDAFYLQPIGGDALGEVFEKRNGPGATVQGATIELRANYNKQAQIEGGFTFQSSLHDEAVENIDGLPAKKKFLRTPEAYGYVVLTYTPNDRWDASINTVYTGEMLHAKFSPDPDILADEYRTSDPFTEISIKVGHTIPIKTLDSGIEIYAGVKNITNNFQDDFDNYRNRDSNYMYGPALPRTFYVGVKLKSF encoded by the coding sequence ATGAAAAAGATAGCTTTATTTTTAATTACATCAATTTTTTATTTCTCAGCATTTGCGCAGCATAGCGATGCTAACATTTTTGGAGATGTTCAGAGTGAAGGAGAGCACGTTCCTTTTGCTACCATTTACATTGAAGGAACAACCATAGGTACAGCAACAGATGAAACAGGTCACTATTATTTTATTGACCTACCTGAAGGAGAATTGGTAATTGTAGCCAAGGCTATAGGGTACAAAACACAAAAGAAAACCATCACTGTTGTTCACGATAAAACCCTTGAAGTAAATTTTGAATTGGAGCGCGATGTGATGGCATTGGACGAAGTGGTAGTAACCGGAACTAAGACATTCAAAAGAATTACAGATGCACCTGTTATTGTAAACCTGCTCGATAAAAAAACCATTAATGCAGTGCAGGCGTGTAATATCTCAGAAGGACTAAAATTCCAACCGGGATTGCGCGTAGAAACTGATTGCCAGACATGTAATTACACTCAATTAAGAATGAACGGACTTGGAGGTGGGTATTCACAAATCTTAATCAACGGTCGTCCGGTTTTTAGTCCATTAATTGGTCTTTACGGAATGGAGCAAATCCCTGCAAACATGGTCGATCGCATTGAGGTTGTGCGCGGAGGAGGATCAGCATTGTATGGTTCAAGTGCCATTGGAGGAACCGTTAACGTTATTACACAAATGCCCCAAAGAAATACTTACGATATTAGCTATACCTCACATTCAATAAACGGTAGAGCCATGGATAATGTGCTAAGTGGTAATGTAAGTATGGTAACACGCCAACGCAATGCAGGAGTTGTTTTATATGTAAACAATAGATACCGTGAAGCATATGACCACACAGGATTAACACTTAATACTGATGGTTCACTTACTGAAGAAAGAGATGGTTATTCAGAATTGCCAGAATTACGTAGTAACTCATTTGGCGCTAACATGTTTTTCAAACCTACCCCAAACCAAAAAATTGAGGTGAACTTTTCAAGTATTCATGAGTACCGCTATGGTGGAGAGATAACTGATAAAACTGCGCATTTGGCTTTGCAATCGGAAGAACGCACACATGACATTCTAATGGGTGGAATCGATTATCAAATTAATTTCAATGAAGATAATAGTTCATTCATTGCATACTTTGCAGGACAAAATACAGACCGTGATCATTATACGGGTTTATATCCGGTATTAGGGGATTATTCTGAAGAGCCAGACCCACAAGTTGCATTAGAAGAAGCATTAGATGAACATTTAACCAATCCTCCATATGGTACGACAGATAATACAACCCTTCAAGGTGGATTACAGATCAACCATAGATTAAATGATTTCTTCGGAGAAACAAATGTACTTACCGGTGGAATTGAACACAAATATGATGACGTTGTCGATTCTATTCCAGCTTATGAATATGGAACCAACCAGCAAACAAATAATGCTGCCGTTTATTTGCAAAGTGACTGGAACATCGGACAGGGTTTTACGTTATTACTTGGAGCAAGAGCTGACAAACACAATTTAGTTGATAATGTAATAGTTAGCCCACGTATTTCTTTAATGTACAAATACCGTGACTACACACAACTCAGATTAACATGGGGTACAGGATTCCGGGCGCCACAAGCCTTTGATGCCGACATGCATATTGCATTTGCCGGAGGTGGTATTTCCAGAATCATTCTAGGTGATGATCTGAAAGAAGAACGTTCAAACAGCATCAGTGGATCGATCAATTTTGATTATCCGGAAGCGAAATACATTCTAGGCTTTACACTAGAAGGCTTTTACACAAAATTAGATGACGCTTTTTACCTTCAACCTATTGGAGGAGATGCATTAGGAGAAGTATTTGAAAAACGAAACGGACCGGGAGCGACGGTACAGGGAGCAACCATAGAGTTGCGTGCAAACTATAACAAACAAGCACAAATTGAAGGAGGTTTCACCTTCCAAAGCAGTTTGCACGACGAAGCAGTTGAAAATATTGATGGATTACCTGCCAAGAAGAAATTTCTCCGTACTCCTGAGGCATACGGATATGTTGTATTAACTTATACTCCTAATGACAGATGGGATGCCTCAATCAACACGGTATATACGGGTGAGATGCTTCACGCTAAATTTTCACCGGATCCAGATATCTTAGCAGATGAATACAGAACCAGTGATCCTTTTACAGAAATAAGTATTAAAGTAGGTCATACCATTCCTATTAAAACTTTAGACTCCGGTATTGAAATATATGCAGGAGTGAAAAACATTACGAACAATTTCCAGGATGACTTTGATAATTACAGAAACAGAGACAGTAATTATATGTATGGGCCAGCTTTACCAAGAACCTTTTATGTAGGTGTGAAATTGAAGTCGTTTTAA
- a CDS encoding transposase gives MKKRKFTKEEKLQIIKEATEQGVNVTLEKHGIYPATYYGWKKKFETMGEAGFRHGMTPAQLKEIKRLEKENETLKKLLAEKELEGRLKDDMLKKKYAWARKKK, from the coding sequence ATGAAAAAAAGAAAATTCACCAAAGAGGAAAAGCTTCAGATTATAAAAGAAGCTACAGAACAAGGAGTTAACGTAACCCTTGAGAAACACGGAATTTATCCGGCCACATATTATGGTTGGAAGAAAAAATTCGAAACCATGGGAGAAGCTGGCTTTCGCCATGGGATGACCCCTGCTCAGTTAAAAGAGATTAAGCGTTTAGAAAAAGAAAACGAAACGCTGAAAAAGCTTTTAGCCGAAAAAGAACTTGAAGGGCGGCTCAAAGATGATATGCTAAAAAAGAAGTATGCCTGGGCGAGAAAAAAGAAATAG
- a CDS encoding DDE-type integrase/transposase/recombinase — MGEKKEIVCKYIGFGLRRDIALSIAGVTKHQYYYKSLGKRPGRKPTSTTEKLEDGQKIIKNNSFVIKKIKNIQSDPDTDYGYRKMATALVLLGYLINHKKVYRLMKESQLFKTKYNRQPKTYARYRIVTPKGPLEVIEMDIKYIWITQARRYAFILTIIDTFTRAVLHWRVGFSMKSGDVKKAWEQVIIDHLQPADILTKGVHVEIRNDNGPQFGSKIIQSFFKENYLNQVFTHPYTPQENGHVESFHNILSKSLGNNNFWDIGQLTQRLTIFYEKYNNVRLHGSIANLPPRLFWEMWDKGLIIRKEYKNRKVRFYSKIPYYQLSGNESLREVPCLNRAALDEPSDLHRKVNGPVTPKQPSVKRSPSVVPC; from the coding sequence CTGGGCGAGAAAAAAGAAATAGTTTGTAAATATATTGGGTTTGGACTTCGCAGAGACATTGCTCTTTCCATTGCCGGAGTTACCAAGCATCAATATTATTATAAATCTCTTGGCAAACGGCCAGGCAGAAAACCCACCAGTACAACAGAAAAACTGGAGGATGGCCAAAAAATTATTAAAAACAACTCTTTTGTTATCAAAAAAATAAAAAACATACAGTCTGATCCGGATACAGATTATGGCTACAGAAAGATGGCAACAGCTTTAGTGTTGCTGGGATATTTAATTAACCACAAAAAAGTATATCGGCTGATGAAAGAGTCTCAATTATTTAAAACAAAGTATAATCGACAGCCAAAAACATATGCCAGATATCGAATAGTCACCCCGAAAGGCCCCCTGGAAGTAATCGAAATGGACATCAAATATATTTGGATTACCCAAGCACGCAGGTATGCTTTTATTTTGACTATTATAGACACATTTACACGAGCTGTTTTACATTGGAGGGTGGGATTTTCTATGAAATCAGGCGATGTTAAAAAGGCATGGGAGCAAGTAATTATTGATCATTTGCAGCCGGCTGATATATTAACTAAGGGTGTACATGTGGAGATCCGTAATGATAATGGGCCACAATTTGGCTCAAAAATCATCCAATCATTTTTTAAGGAAAATTATCTTAATCAAGTTTTTACACACCCGTATACCCCACAGGAAAATGGTCATGTGGAGAGTTTTCACAACATTTTATCAAAATCGCTTGGCAATAATAACTTTTGGGATATTGGGCAATTAACACAACGACTTACAATATTTTATGAAAAATACAACAACGTCCGACTACACGGCTCTATTGCAAACCTTCCACCTCGTTTATTTTGGGAAATGTGGGATAAAGGATTAATAATTCGTAAAGAATACAAAAACCGAAAAGTCAGGTTTTACTCCAAAATCCCCTACTACCAGCTATCGGGGAATGAGAGCCTGAGGGAAGTCCCTTGCTTAAATCGGGCGGCTCTCGATGAGCCGTCAGATTTACATAGAAAGGTGAACGGGCCCGTTACACCAAAACAACCATCGGTAAAAAGGTCACCTTCGGTCGTCCCTTGCTAA